One part of the Streptomyces sp. AM 2-1-1 genome encodes these proteins:
- a CDS encoding polysaccharide deacetylase family protein has translation MATDPSARVAAPRSAPSRPAAVARPWIWTYHSVGDPSDDPYGITVSPDRLDAQFAWLRARRLTGVGVGALLRAHAGGGRGLVGLTFDDGYADFVDEALPLLRRYGFTATVFVLPGRDGGTNEWDPKGPRKPLLTLDGIAGLAGSGMEIGSHGLRHRDLTALPDAELHEETRRSRELIRELTGTAPEGFCHPYGYADQRVLDSVREAGYSYGCALRPGSLVGGFALPRTHVSHADQGLRLRAKELRHHMRHRAGRTPFGPVPSGPRAGAGR, from the coding sequence ATGGCAACTGACCCGTCGGCGCGAGTCGCCGCACCCCGCTCCGCCCCCTCCCGCCCGGCCGCCGTCGCCCGGCCGTGGATCTGGACCTACCACTCGGTGGGTGATCCGTCGGACGACCCGTACGGCATCACCGTCTCCCCCGACCGCCTCGACGCCCAGTTCGCCTGGCTGCGCGCCCGGCGCCTGACGGGCGTGGGGGTGGGGGCCCTGCTGCGCGCGCACGCCGGGGGCGGGCGCGGTCTGGTGGGGCTGACCTTCGACGACGGCTACGCCGACTTCGTGGACGAGGCGCTGCCGCTCCTTCGCCGGTACGGCTTCACCGCCACCGTGTTCGTGCTGCCCGGCCGTGACGGCGGCACCAACGAGTGGGACCCGAAGGGCCCGCGCAAACCGCTCCTCACCCTCGACGGCATCGCCGGGCTCGCCGGCAGCGGCATGGAGATCGGCTCCCACGGCCTGCGCCACCGGGATCTGACGGCGCTGCCGGACGCCGAACTCCACGAGGAGACCCGGCGCAGCCGCGAGCTGATCCGGGAACTCACCGGTACCGCTCCGGAGGGCTTCTGCCACCCGTACGGCTACGCCGACCAGCGGGTGCTCGACTCGGTGCGCGAGGCGGGGTACTCCTACGGATGCGCTCTGCGACCAGGTTCACTGGTGGGCGGGTTCGCCCTTCCGCGCACCCATGTCAGCCACGCCGACCAGGGCTTGCGGCTGCGCGCGAAGGAGCTCCGCCACCACATGCGCCACCGGGCGGGCCGTACGCCCTTCGGCCCGGTCCCGTCGGGTCCGCGCGCGGGGGCCGGACGGTGA
- a CDS encoding endonuclease/exonuclease/phosphatase family protein — MRPAHSAAPTPRRWYRPARGTTEAVLAVVAAGLLAAPRLVPNTPGRMGSLTETLLPWLGLVAPVLLCAGLLRRAPVAVAAAVLPAVVWGFRFGGLFLDGTDASGDLVVVQHNVSDENADPAGTAAALDRSGARIVALEELTPQALPVYEEVLAPRFPHHAVSGTVGLWSAFPLTDVRPVDIRPEGITEAWNRGLRATARTPDGDLAVYVAHLPSVRLGGAGLRSGLRDESAVLLAAAVHDEPLDRVLLLGDLNGTVDDRGLGPLRADLDGPASGAAFSWPAAFPVARIDQVLARSARVTGIRSLPGTGSDHLPVAAYVDLRRTDAR, encoded by the coding sequence ATGCGACCCGCGCACTCCGCCGCGCCCACGCCCCGCAGGTGGTACCGCCCCGCGCGCGGCACGACGGAGGCGGTCCTCGCCGTGGTGGCCGCCGGGCTGCTCGCCGCGCCCCGACTCGTCCCCAACACCCCGGGGCGCATGGGCAGCCTGACGGAGACTCTGCTGCCGTGGCTCGGTCTCGTGGCGCCGGTGCTGCTCTGCGCCGGACTGCTGAGGAGGGCCCCGGTCGCCGTGGCCGCCGCGGTGCTGCCCGCCGTCGTCTGGGGTTTCCGGTTCGGCGGCCTCTTCCTCGACGGGACGGACGCCTCCGGCGACCTGGTGGTGGTCCAGCACAACGTGAGCGACGAGAACGCCGATCCGGCGGGTACCGCCGCCGCACTGGACCGGAGCGGGGCGCGGATCGTCGCGCTGGAGGAACTCACCCCGCAGGCCCTGCCGGTGTACGAGGAGGTGCTCGCACCCCGCTTCCCCCACCACGCGGTGAGCGGCACCGTCGGGCTCTGGTCGGCGTTCCCGCTGACGGACGTACGCCCCGTCGACATTCGGCCGGAGGGCATCACGGAGGCGTGGAACCGGGGCCTGCGGGCCACCGCCCGCACTCCGGACGGCGACCTCGCCGTCTACGTCGCCCACCTGCCGTCCGTCCGCCTCGGCGGGGCGGGCCTGCGCTCCGGACTCCGGGACGAGAGCGCCGTCCTCCTCGCCGCGGCGGTCCACGACGAACCGCTGGACCGGGTCCTCCTGCTCGGCGACCTCAACGGCACCGTCGACGACCGGGGACTCGGTCCGCTCCGCGCCGACCTGGACGGCCCCGCCTCCGGAGCGGCGTTCAGCTGGCCCGCGGCCTTTCCGGTGGCCCGGATCGACCAGGTCCTGGCGCGGTCCGCCCGCGTCACCGGTATCCGCTCCCTGCCCGGGACCGGCAGCGACCACCTGCCGGTCGCCGCGTACGTGGACCTGCGGCGGACGGATGCCCGATAG
- a CDS encoding O-antigen ligase family protein produces the protein MTPPTTGAQVAPAPTDPRAPVGTAAAPAHTAPPAKAAPGRAAAGALDLWVLLPLVATVLLLTLPVPGAGASSSGDVLPADLASSAAVVCCLARLLARRARPLPAGAVLVAALTVAGLAVATVTAPDPVAALPGFVRYLQIFVLVPLAVCLTIRDARGFRLLTGALVLLAVVQGVIGIRQFTTGTGASYMGEEVRAVGTFGPGDIMGMATVVAYGLIAALPYLLRPPASGRHLLRPCALAVTVVLVVALAVSFSRGSWIATALAALTVVVLTGRRTASRSLLVVGALSVVLVGGFGIGSDMVRERLTSVTDVARTPDRSVSDRYALWGASAGMWRERPVTGVGLKGFPEHRDGHASIGLSSGSDTGGAGQEFRRQSLLSPHNMYLLVLGEQGLIGFVTVVGGWLAVLVASVRTLLLARRRRAGAVDCGLVAVGLVVWQTVDFLYADIGGPTTVLTGVVLGLGAWWALTVPEKAATG, from the coding sequence ATGACACCCCCCACGACCGGAGCCCAGGTCGCGCCCGCCCCCACCGATCCCCGGGCGCCCGTCGGTACGGCGGCCGCCCCGGCGCACACCGCCCCGCCGGCGAAGGCAGCGCCCGGCCGGGCAGCCGCCGGAGCACTCGACCTGTGGGTCCTGCTGCCCCTGGTGGCGACCGTCCTGCTGCTCACCCTCCCGGTCCCCGGAGCCGGCGCATCCTCCTCCGGGGACGTTCTCCCCGCCGACCTCGCGTCGAGCGCGGCGGTGGTGTGCTGTCTGGCACGGCTGCTGGCGCGGCGTGCCCGCCCCCTGCCCGCCGGGGCGGTGCTCGTCGCCGCTCTCACGGTGGCCGGGCTCGCGGTGGCGACCGTCACCGCCCCGGACCCCGTGGCGGCGCTCCCCGGGTTCGTCCGCTACCTCCAGATCTTCGTCCTGGTGCCGCTCGCCGTGTGCCTGACGATCCGGGACGCGAGGGGCTTCCGTCTCCTGACCGGCGCGCTCGTCCTGCTCGCCGTCGTCCAGGGGGTCATCGGGATCCGGCAGTTCACCACCGGCACCGGCGCCTCGTACATGGGCGAGGAGGTCCGCGCGGTGGGGACCTTCGGTCCCGGCGACATCATGGGCATGGCCACGGTCGTCGCGTACGGTCTGATCGCCGCCCTTCCCTACCTGCTCCGCCCGCCCGCCTCGGGCCGCCACCTGCTGCGCCCCTGCGCCCTCGCCGTCACCGTCGTGCTGGTCGTGGCCCTCGCCGTCTCCTTCAGCCGGGGCTCGTGGATCGCGACGGCGCTGGCGGCGCTCACGGTCGTCGTACTGACCGGGCGGCGCACGGCGTCGCGGTCGCTGCTGGTCGTGGGCGCGCTGTCGGTGGTGCTGGTCGGCGGATTCGGCATCGGCTCCGACATGGTCCGCGAGCGGCTCACCAGCGTCACCGACGTGGCCCGGACCCCCGACCGGTCGGTCAGCGACCGGTACGCCCTGTGGGGAGCATCCGCGGGCATGTGGCGGGAGCGTCCGGTGACGGGCGTCGGCCTCAAGGGCTTCCCGGAGCACCGCGACGGCCACGCCTCGATCGGTCTCTCCTCCGGCAGCGACACCGGGGGGGCGGGCCAGGAGTTCCGCAGGCAGTCCCTCCTCTCCCCGCACAACATGTACCTGCTGGTCCTCGGCGAGCAGGGGCTGATCGGATTCGTCACCGTCGTGGGCGGCTGGCTGGCGGTCCTCGTGGCGTCGGTGCGCACCCTCCTCCTCGCCAGGCGCCGGCGGGCCGGCGCGGTCGACTGCGGGCTCGTCGCCGTGGGACTGGTGGTGTGGCAGACCGTCGACTTCCTGTACGCGGACATCGGCGGCCCCACCACGGTGCTCACCGGCGTCGTGCTGGGGCTGGGCGCGTGGTGGGCGCTGACCGTTCCGGAGAAGGCGGCCACCGGGTGA
- a CDS encoding glycosyltransferase family 4 protein, protein MKILHLVQPVEGGVARVVVDLVRAQVRAGLRPVVACPPDGPLAGEAAGAGAEVRGWRAVRNPGPGLGREIAGARALVREHRPQVVHAHSAKAGLAGRMAVRGRIPTVFQPHAWSFEAVRGATAVSALKWECFGARWADRVLCVSDHERRSGERAGITARWSVIHNGIDLGHFRPAGPRERTAARAAFGLPDQTPLVVCVGRLSRQKGQDVLLEAWRAMRPRGARLVLVGSGPQEARLRASAPADVLFAGASDDVRPWIHAADVVVLPSRWEGMALAPLEAMACGRPVVMTDVSGARESLPPGQEAHCLVPPDDPAALAAALTALLSDTALRTELGRGAGLHARAVFDVRRTAAAVTRLYQELVHPSGTTTRERTER, encoded by the coding sequence TTGAAGATTCTTCATCTCGTTCAGCCTGTGGAGGGCGGCGTCGCCCGGGTCGTCGTCGATCTGGTGCGGGCGCAGGTCCGCGCCGGACTCCGGCCCGTCGTGGCCTGTCCCCCGGACGGTCCGCTGGCCGGGGAAGCGGCCGGTGCGGGGGCGGAGGTCCGTGGCTGGCGGGCCGTACGCAATCCGGGTCCCGGACTGGGCCGGGAGATCGCCGGCGCCCGGGCGCTGGTCCGGGAGCACCGCCCGCAGGTGGTGCACGCGCACAGTGCGAAGGCCGGTCTCGCGGGCCGGATGGCGGTGCGCGGCCGGATCCCCACCGTCTTCCAGCCGCACGCCTGGTCGTTCGAGGCGGTACGCGGCGCGACCGCTGTGTCCGCGCTGAAGTGGGAGTGTTTCGGCGCCCGTTGGGCCGACCGGGTGCTCTGCGTCAGCGACCACGAACGCCGCTCGGGCGAACGCGCGGGCATCACAGCCCGCTGGTCGGTGATCCACAACGGCATCGACCTCGGTCACTTCCGGCCGGCCGGGCCCCGGGAGCGCACCGCCGCACGGGCCGCGTTCGGCCTCCCCGACCAGACGCCTCTGGTGGTCTGCGTCGGCCGCCTGAGCCGGCAGAAGGGCCAGGACGTCCTGCTGGAGGCATGGCGCGCGATGCGCCCGCGGGGCGCCCGCCTCGTCCTGGTGGGCAGCGGCCCGCAGGAGGCCCGGTTGCGCGCGTCGGCCCCGGCGGACGTGCTGTTCGCCGGAGCGAGCGACGACGTCCGCCCCTGGATCCACGCGGCCGACGTGGTCGTCCTGCCGTCGCGGTGGGAGGGCATGGCCCTCGCGCCTCTGGAGGCGATGGCCTGCGGCAGACCGGTGGTGATGACCGACGTGTCGGGCGCCCGGGAGAGCCTGCCCCCCGGACAGGAGGCCCACTGCCTCGTACCGCCCGACGACCCGGCCGCGCTGGCCGCCGCGCTCACCGCCCTGCTGTCCGACACCGCGCTCCGTACGGAGCTCGGCCGGGGCGCCGGACTCCATGCGCGCGCGGTCTTCGACGTACGCAGGACCGCCGCGGCGGTCACCCGTCTCTACCAGGAACTTGTCCACCCGTCCGGCACGACGACGAGAGAGCGCACCGAGCGATGA
- a CDS encoding lipid II flippase MurJ — MGVPRRAPLPAPEPADDAVVRGAPSRQVPVLGRFLARAAAATAGLTLVGAVLGLLRDQTVAHYFGAGGDSDAFLVAWTVPEMAATLLIEDGMALLLVPAFSQVLARRAAGPDGAAPEPVRAFVAATLPRLFTLLAGGAALLFAGAPWLVGMLAPGLADPRLAVDCTRLTAVTVLTFGITGYFSAALRAHGSFGPPAAVYVAYNAGIVVTTLGLHAAWGVRAAAVGVAVGSVLMVLVQAPSFCTRVLARERGRRAKEPRGGTEAALREPEGAARLPGAAVLAPVLLFVVSRQAQVLVERFLASTLPAGAISHLNYAQKVAQMPMVLSLMICTVTFPVVAQAMADGDRESARLRVERDLALAALVVLTGTALVIGCAPQIIEVLFQRGAFDAQDTRATAGVMRVYALGLLGHCLVGALGRPFFSAGRPTWYPGFAMVTGLVVTTGTGVAVTPPFGVLGIAAANAVGITVTAALLLQGLGTRVIAIEVRAVSLSLLRLAVPAAVAAAAGWAWAGAVTAPAPGLTAGCVLVPCVFLLTGRVCRVPEVVHLLALTRQRFLHGN, encoded by the coding sequence GTGGGCGTACCCCGCCGGGCGCCCCTCCCGGCCCCGGAGCCGGCCGATGATGCCGTCGTGCGCGGGGCGCCGTCCCGGCAGGTGCCGGTCCTGGGCCGGTTCCTGGCCCGCGCGGCCGCCGCGACTGCGGGGCTGACGCTGGTGGGCGCCGTACTGGGGCTCCTGCGGGACCAGACCGTCGCCCACTACTTCGGCGCGGGGGGCGACAGCGACGCCTTCCTGGTCGCCTGGACCGTCCCGGAGATGGCGGCGACGCTGCTCATCGAGGACGGCATGGCGCTGCTGCTGGTGCCCGCGTTCAGCCAGGTGCTGGCCCGCCGGGCCGCCGGCCCGGACGGTGCCGCGCCGGAGCCGGTCCGCGCGTTCGTGGCGGCGACGCTCCCCCGGCTCTTCACGCTGCTCGCCGGGGGCGCCGCGCTGCTCTTCGCGGGGGCCCCCTGGCTGGTCGGCATGCTGGCGCCCGGGCTGGCCGATCCCCGGCTGGCCGTCGACTGCACCCGGCTGACCGCCGTCACGGTGCTGACCTTCGGGATCACCGGCTACTTCAGCGCGGCGCTGCGGGCGCACGGGAGCTTCGGGCCGCCGGCCGCCGTGTACGTCGCGTACAACGCCGGCATCGTCGTGACGACCCTCGGGCTGCACGCGGCGTGGGGGGTGCGGGCCGCCGCGGTGGGTGTGGCGGTCGGCAGCGTGCTGATGGTGCTGGTCCAGGCACCCTCCTTCTGCACCCGGGTGCTGGCCCGGGAGCGCGGTCGGCGGGCGAAGGAACCGCGCGGCGGGACGGAGGCGGCGCTCCGCGAACCGGAGGGCGCCGCGCGGCTCCCCGGCGCCGCCGTCCTCGCGCCGGTGCTGCTCTTCGTGGTGAGCCGGCAGGCCCAGGTCCTGGTCGAGCGGTTCCTCGCCTCGACGCTCCCCGCCGGTGCCATCTCGCACCTCAACTACGCGCAGAAGGTCGCGCAGATGCCGATGGTGCTGTCGCTGATGATCTGCACGGTGACCTTCCCGGTGGTCGCGCAGGCGATGGCCGACGGTGACCGGGAGAGCGCACGTCTGCGGGTCGAACGCGATCTCGCGCTGGCCGCCCTGGTGGTCCTGACCGGTACGGCGCTGGTCATCGGCTGCGCCCCGCAGATCATCGAGGTGCTCTTCCAGCGCGGGGCGTTCGACGCGCAGGACACCCGCGCCACCGCCGGGGTGATGCGGGTGTACGCGCTCGGTCTGCTCGGCCACTGCCTCGTCGGTGCGCTGGGCCGGCCGTTCTTCTCGGCCGGGCGGCCCACCTGGTACCCCGGCTTCGCGATGGTGACCGGGCTGGTGGTCACGACCGGCACCGGGGTCGCCGTGACCCCTCCCTTCGGCGTCCTCGGCATCGCCGCCGCGAACGCGGTGGGCATCACGGTCACGGCGGCGCTCCTCCTCCAGGGCCTCGGCACCCGGGTGATCGCCATCGAGGTGCGTGCCGTGAGCCTGTCCCTCCTGCGCCTGGCCGTGCCGGCCGCCGTCGCCGCCGCGGCCGGCTGGGCCTGGGCCGGCGCCGTCACCGCCCCCGCCCCGGGCCTGACGGCGGGCTGCGTCCTCGTCCCCTGCGTCTTCCTCCTCACCGGACGCGTGTGCCGGGTTCCCGAAGTCGTCCATCTGCTGGCCCTGACCCGACAGAGGTTCCTCCATGGCAACTGA
- a CDS encoding glycosyltransferase has protein sequence MRVLHVITGLGIGGAEQQLRLMLRHLPVHCDVVTLTNPGPVAEGLRGDGVRVTHLGMAGNRDLRAVGRLTRLVRGGKYDLVHTHLYRACVYGRIAARLAGVRAGVSTEHSLGQAEIEGRPLTARTRALYLGTERLGSATVAVSPTVAGRLRRWGVPGERIHVVPNGIDARAFRFDPDARWATRALLGLPPDAFVVGGVGRLVPGKRFDVLVRAVAALPGVRLVLAGEGPELTSLRELARRLGAADRVRFLGACGAGPGPDVPAVLAAVDVFVSASREESFGLAVVEALAAGLPVLHDACPALDDLPAGSAPGARRITGDPVALSAALSTLADLAPQRFSPPAAVAAYDIRRSSHHLMDVYRHVLATSRPLERAES, from the coding sequence GTGAGGGTCCTGCACGTCATCACGGGCCTCGGAATCGGCGGCGCCGAGCAGCAGTTGCGCCTGATGCTCCGTCACCTGCCCGTGCACTGCGACGTGGTGACGCTGACCAACCCGGGGCCGGTGGCCGAAGGGCTGCGCGGCGACGGGGTGCGCGTCACCCACCTCGGCATGGCGGGCAACCGCGATCTGCGGGCCGTGGGCCGGCTCACCCGCCTGGTGCGCGGCGGGAAGTACGACCTCGTCCACACCCACCTCTACCGCGCATGCGTCTACGGCAGGATCGCCGCGAGACTGGCCGGGGTGCGTGCCGGTGTGTCCACCGAACACTCCCTCGGGCAGGCGGAGATCGAGGGCCGGCCACTGACCGCCCGCACCCGCGCGCTCTACCTGGGGACCGAACGGCTGGGCTCGGCGACGGTCGCCGTCTCCCCCACCGTGGCCGGCCGGCTGCGGCGGTGGGGCGTCCCCGGCGAACGCATCCACGTGGTGCCCAACGGCATCGACGCCCGGGCGTTCCGCTTCGACCCGGACGCCCGGTGGGCCACCCGCGCCCTCCTCGGCCTGCCCCCGGACGCCTTCGTCGTCGGGGGTGTGGGGCGACTGGTCCCCGGCAAGCGGTTCGACGTTCTCGTGCGGGCCGTCGCGGCGCTGCCCGGTGTCCGGCTGGTGCTGGCCGGTGAGGGACCGGAGCTCACGTCGCTGCGGGAGCTGGCCCGGCGGCTCGGTGCGGCGGACCGCGTCCGGTTCCTCGGGGCGTGCGGCGCGGGTCCCGGCCCCGACGTGCCGGCGGTACTCGCCGCCGTGGACGTGTTCGTCTCCGCCTCCCGCGAGGAGTCGTTCGGGCTGGCCGTCGTGGAGGCGCTGGCCGCCGGGCTGCCCGTGCTCCACGACGCCTGCCCCGCGCTCGACGACCTCCCAGCCGGCAGCGCCCCCGGCGCGCGCCGGATCACCGGCGACCCCGTCGCGCTCTCCGCCGCGCTGAGCACCCTGGCGGATCTCGCCCCCCAGCGCTTCTCCCCGCCCGCCGCTGTCGCCGCGTACGACATCCGGCGCAGCAGCCATCACCTCATGGACGTGTACCGCCACGTCCTCGCCACGTCCCGCCCCCTGGAAAGAGCAGAGTCATGA
- a CDS encoding ABC transporter ATP-binding protein has product MDMEFTAWSSLHSVMNAERDRRPFSGATLRRILGFARPHRRRLVRFLIVSVLGALLAVATPVLAGKVVTTIVRGGPDGTVVRLALLIALIAVAEAGLGLLTRWLSANLGEGLILDLRTAVFDHVQRMPVAFFTRTRTGALVSRLNSDVIGAQRAFSNTLSGVVSNLVTLVLTLAVMLGISWRITLLALVLLPVFVVPARRRGARMASLQREAAAHNAAMATQMTERFSAPGATLVKLFGRPADECAEFAARARRVRDIGVRTAMAQSGFITALTLVSALALALVYGLGGHYAQQGALEPGAVVALALLLTRLYAPLTSLAGARVEVMSALVSFERVFEILDLKPLITEKPDARRVPDGPVSVEFDGVSFGYPSADKVSLASLEAVAALDERGGAEVLHEVSFVARPGRMVALVGSSGAGKSTIAQLLPRLYDVDAGAVRLNGVDVRDLTADSLRETLGMVTQDGHLFHESVRANLLLARPDAAEEEIWDALRRSRLDGLVASLPDGLDTVVGERGYRLSGGERQRLTIARLLLARQRVVILDEATAHLDSTSEASVQEALTEALAGRTAVVIAHRLSTVRAADQILVVEAGRIVERGTHEELLAVGGRYEELYRTQFERPDAEPHAVG; this is encoded by the coding sequence ATGGACATGGAATTCACCGCCTGGTCGTCGCTGCACAGCGTGATGAACGCCGAACGCGACCGCCGGCCGTTCTCGGGGGCGACCCTGCGCCGCATCCTCGGCTTCGCCCGGCCGCACCGGCGGCGGTTGGTGCGGTTCCTGATCGTCAGCGTGCTGGGAGCCCTGCTCGCGGTGGCCACGCCGGTCCTGGCGGGCAAGGTGGTCACCACGATCGTGCGGGGCGGCCCGGACGGTACCGTCGTCCGTCTCGCGCTGCTCATCGCCCTCATCGCGGTGGCCGAGGCGGGCCTGGGGCTGCTGACCCGCTGGCTCTCGGCCAACCTCGGCGAGGGGTTGATCCTGGATCTGCGGACGGCGGTCTTCGACCACGTCCAGCGGATGCCGGTGGCCTTCTTCACCCGCACCCGGACGGGGGCGCTGGTGAGCCGGCTCAACAGTGACGTCATCGGGGCCCAACGGGCCTTCAGCAACACCCTCTCGGGGGTGGTCTCCAACCTCGTGACCCTGGTCCTGACGCTCGCCGTCATGCTCGGCATCTCGTGGCGCATCACGCTCCTCGCCCTGGTACTGCTCCCCGTCTTCGTCGTTCCGGCCCGCCGCCGGGGCGCCCGGATGGCCTCGTTGCAGCGCGAGGCGGCCGCACACAACGCGGCGATGGCGACGCAGATGACCGAGCGCTTCTCGGCACCGGGCGCGACGCTCGTCAAGCTGTTCGGAAGGCCCGCCGACGAGTGCGCCGAGTTCGCCGCCCGGGCCCGCCGGGTACGGGACATCGGCGTCCGCACCGCGATGGCGCAGTCCGGTTTCATCACCGCACTCACCCTGGTCTCCGCGCTGGCGCTCGCGCTCGTCTACGGCCTCGGGGGCCACTACGCCCAGCAGGGCGCGCTCGAACCCGGCGCGGTGGTCGCGCTCGCCCTCCTGCTGACCCGCCTGTACGCGCCGCTCACCTCGCTCGCCGGTGCGCGGGTGGAGGTGATGAGTGCGCTGGTCAGCTTCGAGCGCGTCTTCGAGATCCTGGACCTGAAGCCCTTGATCACCGAGAAGCCTGACGCGCGGCGGGTACCGGACGGGCCGGTCTCGGTGGAGTTCGACGGCGTCTCGTTCGGTTACCCGTCGGCCGACAAGGTCTCCCTCGCCTCGCTGGAGGCGGTCGCCGCGCTGGACGAGCGGGGCGGCGCAGAGGTGCTGCACGAGGTGTCCTTCGTGGCGCGGCCGGGCCGGATGGTCGCGCTGGTGGGCTCTTCGGGGGCGGGGAAGTCGACGATCGCGCAGTTGCTCCCCCGGCTGTACGACGTCGACGCGGGGGCCGTGCGGCTGAACGGGGTGGACGTCCGGGACCTGACCGCCGACTCGCTGCGCGAAACGCTCGGCATGGTCACCCAGGACGGACACCTGTTCCACGAGTCGGTGCGGGCCAACCTGCTGCTCGCCCGGCCGGACGCCGCGGAGGAGGAGATCTGGGACGCCCTGCGCCGCTCGCGGCTCGACGGACTGGTGGCCTCGCTCCCGGACGGACTGGACACGGTGGTCGGAGAGCGCGGCTACCGTCTCTCCGGCGGCGAGCGCCAGCGCCTCACCATCGCCCGGCTGCTGCTGGCCCGTCAGCGCGTCGTCATCCTCGACGAGGCGACCGCCCATCTCGATTCCACCTCGGAGGCTTCGGTCCAGGAGGCGCTGACCGAGGCGCTCGCGGGACGGACCGCGGTGGTCATCGCCCACCGGCTCTCGACGGTGCGCGCCGCCGACCAGATCCTGGTCGTCGAAGCCGGTCGGATCGTCGAACGCGGCACCCACGAGGAGCTCCTCGCCGTCGGGGGACGGTACGAGGAGCTGTACCGCACCCAGTTCGAGCGCCCGGACGCCGAGCCGCACGCGGTGGGGTGA
- a CDS encoding sugar transferase: protein MTTESASLPGTARGATLPPVSSTVHRPRGGPVRRYSEPVVRRVGRHRLTVLLAGADGLVAGLVPAAGTAQRWPVAVFALQAAAQVLLLSSRGLYRSRLSHSAGAELPAVLGLTLLQWFVVAEALVTYDTRYAVGWTTLLCAVAVQTLFCCAARGVLYRAGARSAARRPRPVLVVGHGPLARSTATALRERTEYGLRTVGRVALRASDAGTPADDGTGGGVAVLLTREEAGRTVVRKRVRHVLFTEHPASTPEGTELFALFAGHGCRMWLIEPPATGAIPEHRPPRPDHLWGYSAHRLRPGRQRPFSHALKRAMDIVLASVALLAVSPVLAACACAVRIWDGPGVIFRQERLGLHGEPFTLLKFRTLRPADPHESATRWNVAGDGRMSTVGRALRRTSLDELPQLWNVLRGDMSLVGPRPERPFFAARFSTLHPGYQARHRMPVGITGLAQVNGLRGDTSIEDRARFDNRYIETWSLWQDVCVLARTVLSLFRCGGS from the coding sequence ATGACGACGGAGAGTGCATCACTCCCGGGCACTGCCCGGGGGGCCACGCTGCCCCCTGTTTCTTCCACCGTCCATCGACCACGCGGCGGGCCGGTCCGGCGCTACTCCGAGCCGGTCGTCCGGCGGGTCGGCCGGCACCGGCTGACCGTCCTGCTGGCAGGGGCGGACGGTCTCGTCGCGGGTCTCGTGCCGGCGGCGGGCACGGCCCAGCGGTGGCCGGTCGCTGTCTTCGCGCTCCAGGCGGCCGCGCAGGTGCTGCTCCTCTCCTCCCGCGGCCTGTACCGGTCCCGGCTGTCCCACTCCGCGGGGGCCGAACTCCCGGCGGTCCTCGGGCTGACGCTGCTCCAGTGGTTCGTGGTCGCCGAGGCGCTCGTCACGTACGACACCCGGTACGCGGTCGGCTGGACCACGCTGCTCTGCGCGGTCGCCGTGCAGACCCTGTTCTGCTGCGCCGCGCGCGGGGTCCTCTACCGGGCCGGCGCCCGCTCCGCCGCCCGCAGGCCCCGGCCGGTCCTCGTCGTGGGGCACGGCCCGCTCGCCCGGAGCACCGCGACCGCGCTCCGGGAGCGCACCGAGTACGGCCTGCGGACCGTGGGCCGGGTCGCGCTGCGCGCGTCGGACGCGGGCACGCCGGCGGACGACGGCACCGGCGGCGGAGTCGCGGTCCTGCTCACGCGGGAGGAGGCGGGCCGGACTGTGGTGCGCAAGAGGGTGCGCCACGTGCTGTTCACCGAGCATCCGGCGTCGACGCCCGAGGGGACGGAGCTCTTCGCCCTCTTCGCGGGGCACGGCTGCCGCATGTGGCTGATCGAGCCTCCGGCGACCGGCGCGATCCCGGAACACCGGCCCCCGCGCCCGGACCATCTGTGGGGGTACTCCGCGCACCGCCTGCGCCCCGGGCGCCAGCGTCCCTTCTCGCACGCCCTCAAACGCGCCATGGACATCGTCCTCGCGTCCGTGGCCCTGCTGGCCGTCTCCCCCGTGCTCGCCGCCTGCGCGTGCGCGGTACGGATCTGGGACGGCCCGGGCGTGATCTTCCGGCAGGAACGACTCGGCCTGCACGGGGAGCCGTTCACCCTCCTCAAGTTCCGTACCCTGCGGCCCGCCGACCCCCACGAGTCCGCCACCCGCTGGAACGTCGCCGGCGACGGGCGGATGAGCACGGTCGGCAGGGCGCTGCGCCGCACCTCGCTGGACGAACTCCCGCAGTTGTGGAACGTGCTGCGCGGGGACATGAGCCTGGTCGGTCCCCGTCCCGAACGCCCCTTCTTCGCGGCCAGGTTCAGCACCCTCCACCCCGGTTACCAGGCGCGTCACCGGATGCCCGTGGGCATCACCGGGCTGGCCCAGGTGAACGGTCTGCGCGGCGACACCTCGATCGAGGACCGCGCCCGCTTCGACAACCGGTACATCGAGACCTGGTCCCTGTGGCAGGACGTCTGCGTACTCGCCCGCACCGTCCTCTCCCTCTTCCGGTGCGGAGGCAGCTGA